A DNA window from Paraburkholderia sp. IMGN_8 contains the following coding sequences:
- a CDS encoding SUMF1/EgtB/PvdO family nonheme iron enzyme: MWRIFLLVCMAGAIQVHWSGAYAAAQRNGAEAGVAAVTADLPDKDHSRRIALVIGNGAYGNDTNPLRENAPRDAQALRDQLRSLGFDVIMRIDATPPQMQQAIAEFRQRLQAGGVGLFYFAGHGMQAGGQTLLIPAGIDMRSPARLIGKGVDLRTVLQAMRAPRADPLNLVILDTCLNDPFAAHATPGAYALPGNTLLAYATAPGGFAADGVRHGVYTSALLRALADAPSQNLAGLFQRIAAEVHKDTGGEQSPWMVSSLSRAFRLTVSSFGFAAAQLTAATLVEPVVRLHSRGILPKDSSEQYEITFWNSIKDSNYPSDYEAYLKAYPNGRFAALAHARIDRLRAAAPTSAPAPAPQAARPAAPASAAPPEHPRSTATPTPVAPTPAPATAPITAPAAAQKPAARPANANESRDCATCPIMIAVPAGSFSMGSNTDDPSEKPVHHVTIGAPFAIGKYAVTVEQWNACADANACQKLTPESNSVKNAPARDLSWDDAQQYVRWLSKVTGKTYRLPTEAEWEYADRGGTTTQYWWGDQMRKGNANCKDCGEPWHKEGPESVGSFAPNPLGLYDMNGSVWEWVGDCWHNSYQSAPTDGHAWDTPGCEMRVIRGGSWREGANYMLSATRFKYSASVRQSQDGFRVVKELK; the protein is encoded by the coding sequence ATGTGGCGAATATTCCTGCTGGTGTGCATGGCCGGGGCAATTCAGGTGCATTGGAGCGGCGCGTATGCCGCAGCGCAGCGTAACGGCGCGGAGGCCGGCGTCGCGGCTGTGACGGCCGACCTGCCGGACAAAGACCATTCCCGGCGTATCGCGCTCGTAATCGGCAACGGCGCGTATGGCAACGACACAAATCCGCTTCGTGAGAATGCACCACGCGACGCCCAGGCGTTGCGCGATCAACTGCGCTCGCTCGGCTTCGACGTCATCATGCGTATCGACGCGACACCGCCGCAGATGCAACAGGCCATCGCCGAATTCCGCCAACGTCTGCAGGCAGGCGGTGTCGGGCTCTTCTATTTCGCGGGACATGGCATGCAAGCCGGCGGGCAGACGCTGTTGATCCCGGCCGGCATCGACATGCGCTCACCGGCGCGGCTGATTGGCAAAGGCGTCGACTTGCGCACCGTGTTGCAAGCGATGCGCGCGCCGCGCGCCGATCCGTTGAATCTCGTGATCCTCGATACGTGCCTGAACGATCCGTTCGCGGCTCACGCAACGCCCGGCGCGTATGCGCTTCCCGGCAATACGCTGCTTGCTTACGCAACAGCGCCGGGCGGCTTTGCAGCAGACGGCGTGCGTCATGGCGTCTATACGAGCGCATTGCTGCGTGCCCTTGCCGACGCTCCGTCGCAGAATCTCGCTGGCTTGTTTCAACGCATCGCGGCAGAGGTTCACAAGGACACCGGTGGTGAGCAAAGCCCATGGATGGTTTCATCGTTGTCCAGGGCTTTTCGTTTGACCGTGTCTTCGTTCGGCTTCGCAGCCGCGCAGCTCACGGCCGCCACACTCGTTGAACCGGTTGTCAGGTTGCACAGCCGCGGCATCCTGCCGAAGGACAGCAGCGAGCAATACGAAATCACGTTCTGGAATTCGATCAAGGACAGCAACTACCCGAGCGACTACGAAGCCTATCTGAAGGCCTATCCGAATGGCCGCTTTGCCGCGCTCGCCCATGCGCGCATCGACCGGTTGCGCGCCGCCGCGCCAACGAGCGCGCCCGCGCCGGCACCGCAAGCCGCGCGGCCAGCCGCGCCTGCCAGCGCAGCGCCGCCGGAACACCCGCGCTCGACGGCCACGCCAACACCCGTTGCGCCTACTCCCGCACCTGCAACCGCGCCTATCACCGCGCCGGCAGCCGCGCAAAAACCCGCAGCACGTCCAGCCAACGCCAACGAGAGCCGCGATTGCGCCACCTGTCCAATCATGATCGCCGTGCCGGCGGGCTCGTTCTCGATGGGTAGCAACACCGACGATCCCTCTGAGAAACCCGTCCATCACGTAACCATCGGCGCGCCGTTTGCGATCGGCAAATACGCGGTGACAGTCGAACAGTGGAACGCGTGCGCCGACGCCAACGCCTGTCAAAAGCTAACGCCCGAATCCAATTCCGTAAAGAACGCACCGGCACGCGACCTCAGCTGGGACGACGCGCAGCAGTACGTGAGATGGCTCAGCAAAGTGACCGGCAAAACGTATCGCTTGCCGACCGAGGCAGAATGGGAATACGCGGACCGCGGCGGCACCACCACGCAATACTGGTGGGGCGATCAGATGCGCAAGGGCAACGCCAATTGCAAGGATTGCGGCGAGCCGTGGCACAAGGAAGGCCCCGAGAGCGTCGGCTCGTTCGCGCCGAATCCACTCGGCCTGTACGACATGAACGGCAGCGTCTGGGAGTGGGTTGGCGATTGCTGGCACAACTCGTACCAGAGCGCACCCACCGACGGCCATGCGTGGGATACGCCAGGCTGCGAGATGCGCGTGATTCGCGGTGGCTCGTGGCGCGAAGGCGCGAATTACATGCTCAGCGCGACGCGCTTCAAATACAGCGCGAGCGTGCGCCAGTCGCAGGACGGCTTCAGGGTCGTCAAGGAACTCAAGTGA
- a CDS encoding protein kinase gives MASLAHVIRDFQSGELSRDEFVAQLDSTLTTEGLGPTQLLEVLGTAHRKTPLPDDLYAEVRRRIEQLRVSNVAAGGEETGLQTAIEIPSESSASSASASSSSNAAGAAGGINPSGHDQVKGTGDTLNNRFVLEECLGVGGMGTVYKALDLRKLEASDRKPYVAIKVLNLQFRGNPNSLVALQREARKAQVLAHRNIITVYDFDRDGPIVYLTMEYLTGKPLSLLLRTPGYKGMPVRAALPIVRGMCNALAYAHEHGFVHCDFKPANVFLTTSAEVKVIDFGIARVFQRPEEETDATVFDPGSLGALTPAYASPEMLEHLEPDPRDDIYALGCITYELLTGHHPFDRLSATQARSADFKPQRPANLDTKQWRALRAALSFDRNTRMPSVARFIAEFDNEARAEKSGMWVKVGFASLAVLCTAVVGVLAFRSSQDRQGGTPAVTSASQPLADQAASAAPPVSTATVASTPEPAPTAGPPAAPPVAQPPPAPKPALTLAAVAPVLAQVPCSALAGSAHDHSLTVRGYVSQRYGAAHLKDTLAALPGVDTLALEVEPLADDKCDTIKALAPYWTRNWQAGHVAALHVRPPGGQLSEGDPLVVDVTTPAYDSYVNLDYYQLDGSVVHMVPSPRAKDNQAPPRYAATIGSAGDWIISKPFGTEMVVLLITPAPLFDKPRPESEAHADYLRALDTRLAQIAGKYGQDHVVADFAQITTKPRAP, from the coding sequence ATGGCTAGCCTTGCGCATGTGATTCGCGACTTTCAGAGCGGCGAGCTGTCACGCGACGAGTTCGTTGCTCAACTCGACAGCACGTTGACGACCGAAGGGCTCGGTCCGACGCAGCTGCTGGAGGTGCTTGGCACCGCACATCGCAAAACCCCGCTGCCCGACGATCTGTACGCGGAAGTGCGGCGGCGGATCGAACAGTTGCGTGTCTCCAACGTGGCGGCGGGCGGCGAGGAAACCGGCCTGCAGACGGCGATCGAGATTCCGTCCGAGTCGTCTGCGAGTTCCGCGAGCGCCTCGAGCTCATCGAACGCCGCAGGCGCGGCAGGCGGGATCAACCCCTCGGGGCACGACCAGGTCAAAGGCACCGGCGACACGCTGAATAACCGCTTCGTTCTCGAGGAATGTCTGGGCGTCGGCGGGATGGGCACGGTGTACAAGGCGCTCGATCTGCGCAAGCTCGAAGCTTCGGATCGCAAGCCGTATGTCGCAATCAAGGTGCTCAACTTGCAGTTCCGCGGCAACCCGAACTCGCTCGTCGCGCTGCAACGCGAGGCGCGCAAGGCGCAGGTGCTGGCGCATCGCAACATCATCACGGTGTACGACTTCGACCGCGATGGGCCGATCGTCTACCTGACGATGGAGTATCTGACCGGCAAGCCGTTGAGCCTGTTGTTGCGCACGCCCGGCTACAAAGGCATGCCGGTGCGCGCCGCGCTGCCGATCGTGCGCGGCATGTGCAATGCGCTCGCCTATGCGCACGAACACGGCTTCGTGCATTGCGATTTCAAACCCGCCAACGTGTTCCTGACGACCAGCGCGGAAGTGAAGGTGATCGACTTCGGCATCGCGCGCGTCTTCCAGCGGCCGGAGGAGGAGACCGACGCAACCGTCTTCGATCCCGGCAGCCTCGGCGCGTTGACGCCCGCGTACGCGAGTCCGGAAATGCTGGAACATCTCGAGCCAGACCCGCGCGACGACATCTATGCGCTCGGCTGCATCACCTACGAGCTGTTGACCGGCCACCACCCCTTCGATCGACTGTCGGCGACGCAGGCGCGCAGTGCGGATTTCAAACCGCAGCGGCCCGCCAATCTCGACACGAAACAATGGCGCGCGTTGCGCGCGGCGCTTTCGTTCGATCGCAACACGCGCATGCCGAGCGTGGCGCGCTTCATCGCGGAGTTCGATAACGAAGCGCGTGCCGAGAAGTCGGGGATGTGGGTGAAGGTGGGCTTCGCGAGTTTGGCTGTGTTGTGCACGGCGGTTGTCGGCGTGTTGGCGTTCCGGTCGTCGCAGGACCGGCAAGGCGGGACGCCGGCGGTTACATCGGCTTCGCAGCCTTTAGCGGATCAGGCGGCTTCGGCGGCACCGCCTGTGTCCACGGCAACGGTGGCGAGCACGCCTGAGCCGGCTCCAACTGCCGGGCCGCCCGCAGCGCCACCCGTCGCGCAACCCCCGCCCGCGCCCAAGCCGGCGCTTACGTTAGCCGCCGTGGCGCCGGTACTGGCGCAGGTTCCATGTTCGGCGCTGGCCGGTTCGGCACACGACCACTCATTGACGGTGCGCGGCTACGTCTCGCAACGCTACGGCGCCGCACATCTGAAGGACACGCTGGCCGCACTGCCGGGCGTCGACACGCTCGCGCTCGAAGTCGAGCCGCTCGCCGACGACAAATGCGACACGATCAAAGCGCTCGCTCCGTACTGGACCCGCAACTGGCAAGCCGGCCACGTCGCGGCGCTGCATGTGCGCCCGCCCGGCGGCCAGTTGAGTGAAGGCGATCCGCTCGTCGTCGACGTGACGACGCCTGCTTACGACTCGTACGTGAACCTCGACTACTACCAGCTCGACGGCAGCGTCGTGCATATGGTGCCGAGCCCGCGCGCGAAGGACAATCAGGCGCCGCCGCGCTACGCCGCGACGATCGGCAGCGCGGGCGACTGGATCATTTCGAAGCCGTTCGGAACGGAGATGGTGGTGTTGTTGATTACGCCGGCGCCGCTATTCGACAAGCCGCGGCCGGAGAGCGAAGCGCACGCCGACTATCTGCGCGCGCTCGACACGCGCCTTGCGCAAATCGCCGGCAAGTACGGTCAGGACCACGTCGTCGCCGATTTTGCGCAGATCACGACGAAGCCGCGCGCGCCCTGA